The following proteins come from a genomic window of Miscanthus floridulus cultivar M001 chromosome 2, ASM1932011v1, whole genome shotgun sequence:
- the LOC136540699 gene encoding thiol-disulfide oxidoreductase LTO1-like has protein sequence MDQAIGPLEGRQAHHYPSMWTRELSERCSEVAARSQHASPLTGHHSPPPMATISAALAISFFPSPTRFAVATASSASSQIKRTARFRCCAESSSQEQETSVGPPAPPPEKPPRSSPSSLLGISTSTWSAGVAGLGFLETGYLTYLKLTGSEAFCPITGAGCGDVLDSDYSVVFGIPLPLVGLVTYGLVTALSLQENGKDLLPGSDDIRLILLLVATSMATASAYFLYILSTKFVGVSCSYCLLSAFLSFTLLFIRVKDFGFERIQKFAGIQIAVAVIIALALTNSYNSATTQLKGTDNFVLEPYETEITTESSPFAIALAKHLHSIGAKMYGAFWCSHCNEQKQMFGREATKILDYVECFPNGAGKGKKMTTECAAAGLEGFPTWFINGKVLSGDQELEVLAEASGFVAEGTEQSKEISQN, from the exons ATGGATCAAGCGATAGGCCCACTGGAAGGTAGGCAGGCCCATCATTACCCATCCATGTGGACTAGAGAGCTCTCGGAGCGTTGCTCTGAGGTGGCGGCGCGGAGTCAGCACGCCTCGCCTCTCACCGGTCACCACTCACCTCCGCCCATGGCGACCATCTCTGCAGCCCTCGCCATCTCCTTCTTCCCATCCCCAACTCGCTTCGCCGTCGCCACTGCGTCCTCTGCTTCCTCGCAAATCAAG AGAACCGCGCGCTTCAGGTGCTGCGCGGAGTCTTCTTCCCAGGAGCAGGAGACCTCCGTTGGCCCTCCCGCCCCGCCGCCGGAGAAACCCCCAAGATCGTCCCCTTCGTCTCTGCTGGGCATTTCCACGAGCACCTGGTCTGCAGGTGTCGCTGGGCTGGGGTTCCTGGAGACTGGCTACCTCACTTACCTCAAGCTCACGGGCTCCGAGGCGTTCTGTCCCATCACTGGCGCAGGCTGCGGCGACGTCCTCGACAGCGACTACTCCGTCGTCTTTG GGATACCTCTTCCCTTAGTTGGTCTGGTGACTTATGGTTTAGTTACTGCACTTTCTCTGCAAGAAAATGGAAAGGACTTGCTCCCAGGATCGGATGATATTAGATTAATATTGCTTCTGGTTGCTACTTCTATGGCGACTGCGAGTGCTTATTTTCTTTATATTCTAAGCACTAAATTTGTTGGGGTATCTTGTTCGTACTGTTTGCTGTCAGCATTTCTCTCGTTCACTCTACTCTTCATCAGAGTAAAG GACTTCGGTTTTGAACGTATCCAGAAGTTTGCTGGTATTCAGATAGCTGTAGCTGTCATTATAGCTCTTGCTTTGACAAACTCATACAATTCTGCTACTACTCAATTGAAAGG CACAGATAATTTCGTATTAGAACCATATGAAACAGAGATAACAACCGAATCATCCCCATTTGCTATTGCACTGGCTAAACATTTGCACTCTATAGGTGCTAAGATGTATGGAGCATTCTGGTGTTCTCATTGCAATGAACAAAAACAG ATGTTTGGTCGTGAAGCTACAAAAATTCTGGACTACGTGGAATGTTTCCCAAATGGAGCTGGTAAGGGAAAGAAAATGACTACAGAATGTGCCGCTGCTGGTCTTGAAGGTTTTCCAACATGGTTCATCAACGGAAAG GTTCTGAGCGGTGACCAAGAGCTTGAAGTTCTGGCAGAAGCATCAGGCTTCGTTGCTGAGGGCACAGAACAATCCAAGGAAATATCGCAGAATTGA
- the LOC136540700 gene encoding uncharacterized protein isoform X3 gives MENAVVLREWFDHVHAGRTGNIAAAQLQGALAVGNLNFPISVVQQMIRMYDFDRNGTMSFEEFLALNKFLQKVQSVFSTLERH, from the exons ATGGAGAACGCGGTGGTTCTCCGGGAGTGGTTCGACCACGTCCACGCCGGCCGCACCGGCAACATCGCCGCTGCCCAACTCCAG GGCGCGCTCGCTGTCGGCAACCTCAACTTCCCCATCTCCGTCGTGCAGCAGATGATTAG GATGTATGACTTCGATCGGAATGGCACCATGAGCTTTGAAG AGTTTCTGGCTCTTAACAAATTCCTTCAGAAG GTGCAAAGTGTGTTCTCCACCCTGGAAAG GCATTAA
- the LOC136540700 gene encoding uncharacterized protein isoform X2, with protein MENAVVLREWFDHVHAGRTGNIAAAQLQGALAVGNLNFPISVVQQMIRMYDFDRNGTMSFEEFLALNKFLQKVQSVFSTLERGRGFA; from the exons ATGGAGAACGCGGTGGTTCTCCGGGAGTGGTTCGACCACGTCCACGCCGGCCGCACCGGCAACATCGCCGCTGCCCAACTCCAG GGCGCGCTCGCTGTCGGCAACCTCAACTTCCCCATCTCCGTCGTGCAGCAGATGATTAG GATGTATGACTTCGATCGGAATGGCACCATGAGCTTTGAAG AGTTTCTGGCTCTTAACAAATTCCTTCAGAAG GTGCAAAGTGTGTTCTCCACCCTGGAAAG GGGTCGTGGATTTGCTTAA
- the LOC136540700 gene encoding uncharacterized protein isoform X1 yields MENAVVLREWFDHVHAGRTGNIAAAQLQGALAVGNLNFPISVVQQMIRMYDFDRNGTMSFEEFLALNKFLQKVQSVFSTLERYCISLAFFVS; encoded by the exons ATGGAGAACGCGGTGGTTCTCCGGGAGTGGTTCGACCACGTCCACGCCGGCCGCACCGGCAACATCGCCGCTGCCCAACTCCAG GGCGCGCTCGCTGTCGGCAACCTCAACTTCCCCATCTCCGTCGTGCAGCAGATGATTAG GATGTATGACTTCGATCGGAATGGCACCATGAGCTTTGAAG AGTTTCTGGCTCTTAACAAATTCCTTCAGAAG GTGCAAAGTGTGTTCTCCACCCTGGAAAGGTACTGTATTTCACTTGCTTTCTTTGTTTCATGA